DNA from Mesorhizobium loti R88b:
GGTGCTGGAGCAGTTGATGGTCAAGGCCGGGCGCACGGTGAGCAAGGCAGCACTTTTGGCAGCGATCTACGACTTCGAAACCGACGCCGATCCCAGCGCCATCGAGATCTACGTCCATCGTGTGCGCAAGAAGCTTGAAGGGTCGCGTGTCCAGATAGCCACCTTGCGTGGCCTCGGCTATCTCTTGCGTCACGACGATTTGGCGCCATGAGGATCAACAGTCTTCGGCTGCAATTGCTGGCTTGGGTGGTGCTGCCGCTCGCCGGGCTCGCCACCATCAATCTGTGGACCAGCCACCGCAACGCGCTGACAACCGCGGATCTCGTCACCGACCGCATGCTGATGGGCTCGGCGCGGGCTATTGCTGAACGTGTCGCCGTGGCTGACGGCGTGCTCGACGCCACGATCCCACCTGCGGCGCTTGAGATGTTCGACACCGGCGACCACGACAGCGTCTACTACCATGTCAAGGCTGCTGGAGGGCGGTTGCTGACCGGCTATCCGGATTTGCCGGAGGCACCAAAGTCCTCCGACACAGAGGCAAGCTATCGCGACCATCGGCTGAGGCTGCTTACGTTCAGCCACGCGGTGGTCGGTGCCGGCAAGGATTCGCCGATCACCGTCACCGTTGGCGTCTCGCTTGCCGGACACGACGCCATGGTGCGGCGTCTGTGGTTTGGCGCCTTTGCCCAACAGCTGGCACTGGTGGCGATTGCAGGCTTGTTCGTTCTGCTGGGTCTGCATCGGGGCCTTGCACCCTTGATACGCTTGCGCGATGCGGTGCGCTCCCCAAGTCGCAGCGACCTTGACCCTGTCGAAGTACCCGGCGCACAGAACGAGATCCGCCCGCTGATCGACGCGCTGAACGCCTATATGGAGCGGGTGCGGGCGCAGATGGCGGCGCAGCGCCGCTTCATCGCCAATGCGGCGCACCAATTGCGCACCCCACTGGCACTGTTGTCGACGCAAGCGAGTTACGCGCTGCGTGAAACTGTCCCCGACGCGCGCCAGGAAGCGCTGATGGCGCTGCAGGCAAGCTCCGGCAAACTGGCGCGGTTGGCCGAACAGTTGCTCACCCTGTCCCGGGCGGAGCCGGGCAGCCGGCGGCCGCGCACCGACCGCATCGACCTGACTGAGGCCGCCCGCCACGTGCTGGAAACGCAGGCGCCGACGGCGGTCGCCCGCAACATCGATCTCGGCCTTGAGGAGGCCGGTCCGGTGCCGGTTATCGGCGACGGCACCATGCTGCGTGAGATGATCGTAAACCTTGTCGACAACGCGCTGCGCTACTCCCGGTCAGGCGGCAGCGTCACGGTGCGGCTGGCCGCCTTCGGTGGCGAAGCCGTGCTGACGGTCGCCGACGACGGGCCTGGCATTCGGGTGGACGAGCGAGACCACGTGTTCGAGCGCTTCTATCGCATCGCCGGCTCGACCGAGGAAGGCAGCGGGCTTGGCCTCGCCATCGTGCGCGAGGTTGTCGAAAATGCCGGCGGCCGCGTCACCCTCGGGGATGGCGCGGCCGGCGGTCTTGTGGTTGAAGTGCGGCTGCCGCTGGCGGGGGATTAGTATATTTCGCCGCTCACTGCGTCTCATGCAATGGCTGGGGACGCCATTTTGCCAGGCGGTTCTCGACCATCGTCATCAGGTACTCGGCAGCGAGCGCCACCACCATGACGATGACGATCGCGGCGTACATGCCGGCGGCATCAAAGGACCCCTTGGCGATGTTGATCAGCAGGCCGATGCCGAAGCGCGCGCCGACGAACTCGCCAACGATCGCGCCGATGATGGCAAAGCCGAAGCTGACATGCAGGCTGGCGAAGATCCAGCTCATCGCCGAAGGGACAATCACCGAGCGGGTCAATTGCCAGTCGGACGCACCGAGAATACGGGCATTGGCGATCATAGCCCTGTCGGCTTCCCGCACGCCCTGAAAGGCATTGTGGAAGACAACGAAGAAAACCATTACGAAGGCAAGCGCCACTTTCGAAGCGAGGCCAAGGCCGAGGATCATGATGAAGATCGGTGCCAGAACCACACGCGGAATGGAATTGATCACCTTGATGTAGATGGAGAAGATGTCGGCAGCCATCCGGTTGCGGCCGAGCGCGACGCCGACGATGATGCCGGCAACCGAGCCGGTTACGAAGCCAATGACCGACTCCTCCATGGTAACATAGAGATGATACCAGAGCGGCCCCTCGGACGTTCCTTCCGTCGTCCATTCATAGAGCCGCTGCGCGATCGCGCTCGGCATTGCGTAGAAGAACGGATCGATCCAGGCTTGACGCGCGGCAATTTCCCACAAGCCTAGAAAGGCGACGAGAATCGCGACCCGCCAGAAAATCACGGTGCGGCGACGGTGCTGCGATGCCTTTGCCGCGGCCGCTTCGATTTCCGCGTCTGATGTACCAGGCTTGAAAGCCCCTGCTCTGATGTCGATGGCGGCATCTGTCATGGCGTTCCTCCTCAGGCTGCCGCGCGCGCATAGCTGGTCTCGACCTCTTCCTTGAGGTCGGCCCAGATGGTGCGCGAGTAATCGATGAAGCTCTGTTCATAGCGGATATCGGCGACCACGCGCGGGCGCGGCAGATCGATCGTGTAGACCGACTTCACGGTGGCCGGCCCGGCGGTCAGGACATAGACCTTGTCGGCAAGCGCGATCGCCTCTTCGAGGTCATGCGTGACGAAGACCACGGAGGCTTTTGCCTGCGACCACAGGCGCAGCAACTCCTCGTGCATCAGCACGCGCGTCTGCACGTCGAGCGCCGAAAACGGCTCGTCCATGAGAAGGATTTCCGGGCCATTTATGAAGGTCTGGGCCAACGCCACGCGCTTGCGCATGCCGCCGGAAAGCTGGTGTGGATAATGCTGCTCGAAACGAGACAAGCCGACGCGTGCCAGCCAGTCGCGTGCCGCAGCCGTAGCATCCGACTTGGCCCTGCCGCGAAAGAGCGGGCCGGCCATCACATTCTCGATCACAGTTCGCCAGGGAAACAAGGCATCGCTTTGAAAGACAAACCCGATGCGCGGGTCTATTCCCTTGACGGGCGCGCCCATGACACGAACCTCGCCGGCACTTGGGCTTGCCAGTCCCGTGACGAGGTTGAGGGTGGTGGATTTTCCGCAACCGGTTGGACCGACGACGGCGACGAATTCGCCGCGCTCGACGGTCATAGTGAAATCGCGCAGCGCTGTCAGCGATTTGCCGCTGGGCGAGAGGAACCGCCGACTGACATTGATCAGTTCAATCGCTGGCGTGGTCTTTTCAGGGGTCATGGTGGAACTCCGGGTTCGAGCGGACGCCAGCCGTCGGCCAGGCCGCCGGACGTCAAGAACTGACGATTGCCGGCGCGATGTCGCGCATCGCGCCGGCACGGTCTGCTATTTGGCGTTCTTGACGAATTCCGAGGTGTAGGTCTTGGAGAGGTCGATCTGCTTGCCCTGCAGTTCCTTCTTGAAGGCTGAAAGAACCGTCAGCACCGTCTCCGGGCCTCCTTCGGGCATTATCCCGTCGGGGGTGAACATCGCCTTGCCGGCATCGAGGGCCTTCACGTAGCCTTCCTTGTCGCCGACATAATAGTCCTTCGGCATCTTGTCGGCGATCTCGGCGCCGCTATGCGTGTTGATGAACTTCTGCGTCTTGACGAAGGCATTGGCCAGCTTCTGCACTGTGTCCTTATGCGCTTCGACCCAGTCGGTCTGCATATAGAGGGATGCGGCCGGGTAAGTGCCGCCAAGCGCAGCCTTGGTGCCCTCCATTGTGCGCATATCGATAAGAACGGTCGCTTCGCCGGTTTTCAGCAGCCGGGTGATCGTCGGCTCGGTCGTCATGCCTGCCTGGATCTTGTCCTGCTGCATGGCGGCGATGAAGGTTGTGCCGGCGCCAACCGGAACCGAGGTAAATTCGCCGAGCTTCAGGCCGTTCTTGACGGCGAGATACTCCGTAAGAAAATTCGTCGATGAGCCCAGACCGGTCACGCCCAGACTCATTCCCTTGAAGTCGGCGGGTGATTTGATCTCGGGGTGTTTCGTCGAAACCAGCTCGACCTCGCCCGGCGCCTGGCTGAACTGGACGATGGATTCGACGAATTTGCCTTTTGCCTGCAGATCGATGCAGTGATCGTAGAAGCCGACGACTCCCTGTACGGCGCCAGCGAGCATCTCGTTTTCGGCATCGACGCCGGCCGGTTCATTCAGCAGCTCGACATCGAGACCCTCGTCCTTGAAGTAACCGAGCGCCTCGGTCAGCTTGGCTGGCAGATAAATCTGTTTCTCGTAGCCGCCGACCATGATGGAGATCTTCTCGTCGGCGCGTGCTGACGGCGCTGACAAGGCCATGGTGGCAACGAGTGCGGTTGTGGCGGCTGAATCAAGCAGAATTCGCGCGAGCGACATGGCCTCTTCCCTTTGTTCGTTTCCCGCGCCCCTCTCTCTCCCATCGCTTTCCGCGACAAATATGGGGCGCCAGTCAACAATTATGGCACCAACCTTTCATCCAGCTTTCAAGGTAAAGCCGAAAATTACGGCAAACCTTACGGATCGGTAAGCTGCGGCCGGTGGTCGCCACGGCGCGCCGTCATAATTTACGCCGTGTGCCTGGCTCGGCTGTCCAGCCCAAGCACGTCGTGCATGTCGTACTCGCCGGGCAGGCGTCCCGCCACCCAAAGCGCGGCGGCGATGGCGCCACGCGCGAACATGATCCGGTCGCCGGCGGCATGCGACAGGGTGACGGTTTCGCCCTCGGCACAGAAGCTGACGCTGTGCTCGCCGATGATGCTGCCGCCGCGCGTCACCGCAAAGCCAATTTCGCCGTTGGGGCGGGCGCCGGTAACGCCGTCGCGGACACGCTTGGCGACAGTATCAAGACCGACAGCGCGACCGCCGGCAATGGCTTGCCCCAGCATCAGCGCGGTGCCCGACGGCGCATCGATCTTGTGGCGATGATGCGCCTCGAAAATCTCGGCATCCCAGTCGTCGGCATCGAGCGCCCTCGCCGCTTGTTCGACGAGCCCAACCAGCATGTTGAGCCCAAGCGAAAAACTGCCGGAGCGCACGATGGGAATCGTTGTCGCGGCGTCGGCGATGGTGGCTAGCTCGGCGGTATCGAAACCGGTCGAGCCAATCACCAAAGCGGGACGGCCTCGGCTCGCGCAAAACCTTGCCAGCTCGGCCGACGCCGCTGGTGTGGTGAAATCGATGACCACATCAGCCATCGCAAGCGCGTCCTCGCGATCGACCAGCCCCTCGCCGACACTGCCTGGCCGATGAAAGCGGGCGACGAGCGCCAGCCGCGCATCGGCCCGCGCGGCGTCCGCCATCTGGCGTCCCATGCGGCCCAACGCCCCGGCGATGGCGATCCTGATCGGCGGTTGTGCCATGGCCTTCGGCTATTTCCACATGCCGCGCATGCGCGCACCGATGTCGACGCGCACCTCCGGCCGGGGCGCCCTGCCTTGTGCTGCTTGCGCGCTTGGCCACGATATCTGCTGGAACGCAGCGAGGATCGAGGCCGGTATGAAGCGGGTGCGCGAGGCATAGAGGTGGCGGTCGCCGCGCGCCGCCTGGCCGTGCGGAAAGAAGCGCTGCGGCATGACCAGGTTGAGATTGTCCTTGGCCCGCGTCATCGCCACGTAGAGCAGCCGGCGCTCCTCCTCGATGTCCTCCTTGGTGCCGACGCCGAGATCAGCCGGGATGCAGCCATCGACGGTGTTGAGGACAAAGACATTCTTCCACTCCTGGCCCTTGGCCGAGTGGATGGTCGACAGGATCAGATAGTCCTCGTCGCGATGCGGCGGTCCGGCCTGGTCGCTGGTCGCGTCCGGTGGATCGAGCGTCAGTTCGGTCAGGAAGCGCTCGCGCGAAGCATAACCGGAGCCGATCTGCTCGAGCTGCAACAGGTCGGCCCGGCGCGTGATCGCATCCTCGTGGATGCGTTCCAGATGCGGCTCGTACCACAGCCTGACCTGTTCGAGATCGGCCGGCCATTTGGCACCGGCCCGCAGGCCGGAATAGAGCGAGACGAAACCCGGCCAGTCATCGGCCGCGCGTTGTGGCGGACGCCAGCCGGCCAGCCCCATCGCCTCGTCCAGCGCTGTCGTCATGGCTTCGACGATGTGCGCGGCGGCCGACGGGCCGATGCCCGGCATCAGCTGCAGGACGCGAAAACCGGCGACGCGGTCGCGCGGGTTTTCAGCAAAACGCAGCACCGCCAGCACGTCCTTGACGTGGGAAGCATCAACGAATTTCAGCCCGCCGAACTTGACGAAGGGGATGTTGCGCCGCGTCAGCTCGATCTCCAGCGGTCCGCTGTGATGCGAGGCGCGAAACAGCACAGCTTGCGATTTCAGTGCCGTGCCAGCCTCGCGCTCGGCAAGGATCGTGTCGCAGACGAAGTTCGCTTGCTCGACTTCGTCGCGCACACTCACCAGTCTCGGCCGGTCGGTGGATTTGCGGTCCGACCACAGGTTCTTGGTGAAGCGTTCCGAGGCCTCGCCGATCACCGCGTTGGCGGCGGCCAGAATGGTCTCGGTCGAGCGGTAATTGCGCTCCAACGTCACCACATCGGCGGCCTGTGCGAACTGCTTGGGGAAATCGAGAATGTTGCGCACCTCGGCGGCACGGAACGAATAGATCGACTGCGCGTCGTCGCCAACCACCGTCAGCCCGGCGCCGTCGGGTTTGAGCGCCAGCAGGATCGAGGACTGCAAACGGTTGGTGTCCTGGTATTCATCGACCAGAACATGGTCGAAACGCTCACCAAGATGCGTCGCGATCTCAGGCTCGGCCGTCATCTGCGCCCAGTAGAGCAGCAGATCGTCGTAATCGAGCACGTTCTGCGCCTGCTTGGCCTCGACATAGCCGGCGAAAAGCAGCTTCAGCTGCTCCGCCCAGCCGGCGCACCAGGGAAAAGCTGAGCCCAGCACCTCGCCGAGCGGCGCCTGCGCGTTGACGGCGCGAGAATAGATCGCGAGGCAGGTGCCCTTGGTCGGAAAGCGCGCCTCTGTCTTGGAGAAACCGAGTTCATGGCGCACGAGATTCATCAGGTCGGCGGAATCCTCGCGGTCATGGATGGTGAAGGCCGGATCGAGGCCGATCTCCAGCGCATAGTCTCGCAACAGCCGGGCGCCAATCCCATGGAAGGTGCCGGCCCAGGTCAGCGCGTCGGTGATCACCGCGGCGTCGCGGCCGAGCACCTCACCGGCGATGCGCTCGACACGTTTTGCCATTTCGGATGCGGCGCGGCGCGAAAAGGTCATCAGCAGGATGCGGCGCGGGTCCGCCCCTTTGACGATCAGATGGGCGACGCGATGCGCCAGCGTGTTGGTCTTCCCGGAGCCGGCGCCGGCAATGACCAGCAAGGGACCTGCGATCTTGCCGTCGCCATGCTCGACGGCCTGACGCTGGGCATCATTCAACCGGGCGAGATAGGCGGGCGCGACGGTCGTATCCCGAAATTTCGAATCAGGGGCGGCAAGGTTCATGCCCCATCAAGCATCGTTTCCGCTTTGTTCGCAACGGCAGCGACCGGCAATGACAGCTGGATCTATCTCCGGGGATCAACACCCATGGCCGCCGACTGCCGGCGCAAGCTCTCGCGGTCAAACTGTCTTGGCGGCAACAGCAGCGGATCGACCGTATCGGGCACATCCTCGACCATCTTTCTGGTGAGGCGGTATGTGACGTAGGCCAGAGCGCCAGCGACGAGCAAACGGAACATGGTTTGATACTCCTTTGGAGCAGAAGCAACCGGGGAGACAGCGTTTGGTTCCCACCGGCTATCCTGACCTGGCTGAAGCAGAGAGCGAAACTTCCGCTACTGCGCGTATGTGCCCGGCATTTCGGCGATGCATTCTTCGAGGCGCTGCAGGCGGAACTTCGCATTGCGCAGTTCGTGCCCGGCTTCATGGCGCCCGTGACGGCCAGGCTTTGACGAGACCATCAGGGCGCGCTCAAGCTCGGCAATGCGCGCACGCAGCTGCCGGGCCTCGTCCTGCCGCAACGCCTTAATCCATCCACGTCCACGCATCACTCTTCCTGCCACCACCCCGAAGGCATGCGGGAGTTATGCCGCAGAGCTCCTAATTTCCAGCAAGGCCAAACGCTCTAAATTTAACTTTCGCTAATTTAGCGTCGGCAGCAATGAAATTAGGGAAGAAGGCCGGCGCCGCTTGGGAGGAGAAGGCGCCGGCCAAGCGGATATATCAGGTCCGCCGCACAACGCAGGCTAGCTGAGTCTTGCCCTGACGTCATGTGGTTGTCACCGGTTCCGCGCCCGGGCACGCCGCAGTCTGGGGTGATGATGCCGTGGAGTGGGTTTAAGTCAACAATATCAGCGGCCACGACCGGCTGGTTGACCGATTGAATCAGGTCGCGAGCCTTTGCCTGGTGATGGCGACATGAAAATTGGCACCGAACAACAGCCCGTCATCGTTGAAGTCGTAGCTGGAATTGTGGAGCGGTGCCGAGGCTTCGCCATTGCCGAGGAAGACGAAGCAGCCCGGCACATGGTCGAGGAAGCGGGCGAAATCCTCCGACCCTGTCATCGGCTCACGGGCGACCGCGATATTGTCTGGCTCGAAGACGTTTTTGGCGGCGACGAAGGCCGCGTCGACCAGTTCGGCATCGTTGCGCAAGGGCACGAATTCTCTGGTGTAGCTGACCTCGGCGCTGACGTTGTAAGCTGTAGCGATGCCCTCGGCGATGATGCGCATCTGGCGCTCGATCTCGGCGCTGACTTCGGGGCGGAAACTACGCGCGTCGCCAAGGATGCGGGCAAGACCGGGCAGTGCATTGCGGGTGCCGTCGGTGATCAGTTCGGTCACCGAAACCACCGCTATGTCGGCCGGGCTCAGCCGGCGCGAAACGATGGTCTGCAGATTGGTGACCAGCGCGCAGGCGGCGACCAGCGTTTCGTTTCCCGAATGCGGCCGCGCCGCATGGCCACCGATCCCTCTGAGCACGATCTCGAAATTGTCCTCCGCTGACATAACCGGGCCGGCGCGGGTCTCGAAATGGCCGACGGCGAGGCCAGGCATATTGTGCAGGCCAAAGATCTCGTCGAAGGGGAAGCGCTGCATCAGGCCATCGTCGAGCATGGCCAGCGCGCCCCTGCCCCACTCCTCGGCCGGCTGGAAGATGAAGCGCACGGTGCCGTCGAAACCGCCCTCGCCGGCCAGCAGCTTGGCCGCGCCAAGCAGCATGGCGGTGTGGCCGTCATGACCGCAGGCATGCATCACTCCGGGATTGCCGGAGCGATAGGGCGCGGTCGACTGCTCGGTGATACGCAAAGCATCCATGTCAGCCCGCAGCGCAATCGCGCGGTTACCGCTGCCGCGCTTCAGCGTGCCAACGACACCGGTGCCACCGACGCCCTCACTGACATCGTCCAGGCCGAATTCGCGCAGCTTGGCGGCGACGAACGCAGCAGTCCGTTTCTCCTCAAAGCCGAATTCGGGATGTGCGTGCAGATCGTGCCGCCAAGCGGTCATCT
Protein-coding regions in this window:
- a CDS encoding sensor histidine kinase encodes the protein MRINSLRLQLLAWVVLPLAGLATINLWTSHRNALTTADLVTDRMLMGSARAIAERVAVADGVLDATIPPAALEMFDTGDHDSVYYHVKAAGGRLLTGYPDLPEAPKSSDTEASYRDHRLRLLTFSHAVVGAGKDSPITVTVGVSLAGHDAMVRRLWFGAFAQQLALVAIAGLFVLLGLHRGLAPLIRLRDAVRSPSRSDLDPVEVPGAQNEIRPLIDALNAYMERVRAQMAAQRRFIANAAHQLRTPLALLSTQASYALRETVPDARQEALMALQASSGKLARLAEQLLTLSRAEPGSRRPRTDRIDLTEAARHVLETQAPTAVARNIDLGLEEAGPVPVIGDGTMLREMIVNLVDNALRYSRSGGSVTVRLAAFGGEAVLTVADDGPGIRVDERDHVFERFYRIAGSTEEGSGLGLAIVREVVENAGGRVTLGDGAAGGLVVEVRLPLAGD
- a CDS encoding ABC transporter permease — protein: MTDAAIDIRAGAFKPGTSDAEIEAAAAKASQHRRRTVIFWRVAILVAFLGLWEIAARQAWIDPFFYAMPSAIAQRLYEWTTEGTSEGPLWYHLYVTMEESVIGFVTGSVAGIIVGVALGRNRMAADIFSIYIKVINSIPRVVLAPIFIMILGLGLASKVALAFVMVFFVVFHNAFQGVREADRAMIANARILGASDWQLTRSVIVPSAMSWIFASLHVSFGFAIIGAIVGEFVGARFGIGLLINIAKGSFDAAGMYAAIVIVMVVALAAEYLMTMVENRLAKWRPQPLHETQ
- a CDS encoding ABC transporter ATP-binding protein, whose amino-acid sequence is MTPEKTTPAIELINVSRRFLSPSGKSLTALRDFTMTVERGEFVAVVGPTGCGKSTTLNLVTGLASPSAGEVRVMGAPVKGIDPRIGFVFQSDALFPWRTVIENVMAGPLFRGRAKSDATAAARDWLARVGLSRFEQHYPHQLSGGMRKRVALAQTFINGPEILLMDEPFSALDVQTRVLMHEELLRLWSQAKASVVFVTHDLEEAIALADKVYVLTAGPATVKSVYTIDLPRPRVVADIRYEQSFIDYSRTIWADLKEEVETSYARAAA
- a CDS encoding ABC transporter substrate-binding protein; its protein translation is MALSAPSARADEKISIMVGGYEKQIYLPAKLTEALGYFKDEGLDVELLNEPAGVDAENEMLAGAVQGVVGFYDHCIDLQAKGKFVESIVQFSQAPGEVELVSTKHPEIKSPADFKGMSLGVTGLGSSTNFLTEYLAVKNGLKLGEFTSVPVGAGTTFIAAMQQDKIQAGMTTEPTITRLLKTGEATVLIDMRTMEGTKAALGGTYPAASLYMQTDWVEAHKDTVQKLANAFVKTQKFINTHSGAEIADKMPKDYYVGDKEGYVKALDAGKAMFTPDGIMPEGGPETVLTVLSAFKKELQGKQIDLSKTYTSEFVKNAK
- the dapB gene encoding 4-hydroxy-tetrahydrodipicolinate reductase — protein: MAQPPIRIAIAGALGRMGRQMADAARADARLALVARFHRPGSVGEGLVDREDALAMADVVIDFTTPAASAELARFCASRGRPALVIGSTGFDTAELATIADAATTIPIVRSGSFSLGLNMLVGLVEQAARALDADDWDAEIFEAHHRHKIDAPSGTALMLGQAIAGGRAVGLDTVAKRVRDGVTGARPNGEIGFAVTRGGSIIGEHSVSFCAEGETVTLSHAAGDRIMFARGAIAAALWVAGRLPGEYDMHDVLGLDSRARHTA
- a CDS encoding ATP-dependent helicase; this translates as MNLAAPDSKFRDTTVAPAYLARLNDAQRQAVEHGDGKIAGPLLVIAGAGSGKTNTLAHRVAHLIVKGADPRRILLMTFSRRAASEMAKRVERIAGEVLGRDAAVITDALTWAGTFHGIGARLLRDYALEIGLDPAFTIHDREDSADLMNLVRHELGFSKTEARFPTKGTCLAIYSRAVNAQAPLGEVLGSAFPWCAGWAEQLKLLFAGYVEAKQAQNVLDYDDLLLYWAQMTAEPEIATHLGERFDHVLVDEYQDTNRLQSSILLALKPDGAGLTVVGDDAQSIYSFRAAEVRNILDFPKQFAQAADVVTLERNYRSTETILAAANAVIGEASERFTKNLWSDRKSTDRPRLVSVRDEVEQANFVCDTILAEREAGTALKSQAVLFRASHHSGPLEIELTRRNIPFVKFGGLKFVDASHVKDVLAVLRFAENPRDRVAGFRVLQLMPGIGPSAAAHIVEAMTTALDEAMGLAGWRPPQRAADDWPGFVSLYSGLRAGAKWPADLEQVRLWYEPHLERIHEDAITRRADLLQLEQIGSGYASRERFLTELTLDPPDATSDQAGPPHRDEDYLILSTIHSAKGQEWKNVFVLNTVDGCIPADLGVGTKEDIEEERRLLYVAMTRAKDNLNLVMPQRFFPHGQAARGDRHLYASRTRFIPASILAAFQQISWPSAQAAQGRAPRPEVRVDIGARMRGMWK
- a CDS encoding M20 aminoacylase family protein, producing the protein MAELDPETLKREMTAWRHDLHAHPEFGFEEKRTAAFVAAKLREFGLDDVSEGVGGTGVVGTLKRGSGNRAIALRADMDALRITEQSTAPYRSGNPGVMHACGHDGHTAMLLGAAKLLAGEGGFDGTVRFIFQPAEEWGRGALAMLDDGLMQRFPFDEIFGLHNMPGLAVGHFETRAGPVMSAEDNFEIVLRGIGGHAARPHSGNETLVAACALVTNLQTIVSRRLSPADIAVVSVTELITDGTRNALPGLARILGDARSFRPEVSAEIERQMRIIAEGIATAYNVSAEVSYTREFVPLRNDAELVDAAFVAAKNVFEPDNIAVAREPMTGSEDFARFLDHVPGCFVFLGNGEASAPLHNSSYDFNDDGLLFGANFHVAITRQRLAT